From one Nocardioides scoriae genomic stretch:
- a CDS encoding purine-nucleoside phosphorylase, with amino-acid sequence MTPPTTYAAAATEAAAVLAERTGVERHDVALVLGSGWLPAVDALGEVTAELSSTDLPGFAPPAVEGHAGRIRSVRAGDRQLLVFLGRTHLYEGLGVRPVVHGVRTAAAAGCRTVVLTNGCGGLDESWSPGTPVLISDHVNLTATSPIEGARFVDLTDLYSPRLRALCREADPSLDEGVYVQLPGPHYETPAEIGMIRAIGGTLVGMSTTLEAIAAREAGMEVLGISLVTNLAAGITGEPLNHEEVLEAGRAAASRMGELLGGIVPRI; translated from the coding sequence GTGACCCCACCGACGACGTACGCCGCCGCTGCGACCGAGGCCGCCGCCGTGCTGGCCGAGAGGACCGGCGTCGAGCGCCACGACGTGGCCCTGGTCCTGGGGTCGGGCTGGCTGCCGGCCGTCGACGCCCTGGGCGAGGTGACCGCCGAGCTCAGCTCGACCGACCTGCCGGGCTTCGCGCCGCCGGCCGTCGAGGGCCACGCGGGCCGGATCCGCTCGGTGCGCGCCGGCGACCGGCAGCTGCTGGTCTTCCTCGGCCGTACCCACCTCTACGAGGGCCTCGGCGTGCGCCCGGTCGTGCACGGCGTGCGCACCGCTGCTGCCGCGGGCTGCCGCACGGTGGTGCTGACCAACGGCTGCGGCGGGCTCGACGAGTCGTGGTCCCCCGGCACCCCGGTGCTGATCAGCGACCACGTGAACCTGACCGCCACCTCCCCGATCGAGGGCGCGAGGTTCGTCGACCTCACCGATCTCTACAGCCCGCGGCTGCGCGCGCTGTGCCGCGAGGCCGACCCGAGCCTCGACGAGGGCGTCTACGTGCAGCTGCCCGGCCCGCACTACGAGACCCCCGCCGAGATCGGGATGATCCGCGCCATCGGCGGCACCCTGGTCGGGATGAGCACCACCCTCGAGGCGATCGCCGCCCGCGAGGCCGGCATGGAGGTGCTCGGCATCAGCCTGGTCACCAACCTCGCCGCCGGGATCACCGGCGAGCCGCTCAACCACGAGGAGGTCCTCGAGGCGGGCCGTGCGGCGGCCAGCCGGATGGGCGAGCTGCTCGGCGGGATCGTGCCCCGCATCTGA
- a CDS encoding crotonase/enoyl-CoA hydratase family protein: MAASPAAPPTAAPVGPLVACTVADGIAHVRLDRPEKLNALTLQTLHELVAVAHRLRRDRTLRAVVLSGEGSSFCAGLDFGAVLRRPAGIVAAFVPRPWRGTNVFQEACWAWRRLPVPVVAAVEGYCYGGGLQLALAADFRIASPDSEWSVLEGRWGIVPDMSGVVTLKELVGIDTAKLLTMTARKVSGQQAHDLGLVTELSADPVAAAHDLARELAHRSPDALAAGKRLFDRTWTASPRRTFARERAEQLVLLLGANARAARAAAFARDGAEQRPVFAPRTRR, translated from the coding sequence ATGGCCGCCTCCCCCGCTGCTCCGCCCACCGCTGCGCCCGTGGGCCCCCTGGTCGCGTGCACCGTCGCCGACGGGATCGCCCACGTGCGACTGGACCGGCCGGAGAAGCTCAACGCCCTCACGCTGCAGACGCTCCACGAGCTGGTCGCGGTCGCGCACCGGCTGCGGCGCGACCGCACGCTGCGGGCGGTGGTGCTCTCCGGGGAGGGCAGCTCGTTCTGCGCCGGCCTGGACTTCGGCGCCGTGCTGAGGAGGCCGGCGGGGATCGTCGCGGCGTTCGTGCCGCGACCGTGGCGCGGCACCAACGTCTTCCAGGAGGCGTGCTGGGCCTGGCGCCGGCTGCCCGTGCCGGTCGTGGCGGCGGTCGAGGGCTATTGCTACGGCGGCGGCCTCCAGCTGGCGCTGGCCGCCGACTTCCGGATCGCCTCGCCCGACTCGGAGTGGTCGGTGCTGGAGGGCCGCTGGGGGATCGTCCCCGACATGAGCGGCGTCGTCACCCTCAAGGAGCTGGTCGGCATCGACACCGCCAAGCTGCTGACGATGACCGCCCGCAAGGTCTCCGGCCAGCAGGCCCACGACCTGGGTCTGGTCACCGAGCTGTCCGCCGACCCCGTGGCGGCGGCCCACGACCTGGCCCGCGAGCTGGCCCACCGCTCCCCCGACGCACTGGCCGCGGGCAAGCGGCTCTTCGACCGGACGTGGACGGCGTCGCCGCGCCGCACCTTCGCGCGCGAGCGCGCCGAGCAGCTGGTGCTGCTGCTCGGCGCCAACGCGAGGGCGGCGCGCGCCGCGGCCTTCGCCCGGGACGGCGCCGAGCAGCGCCCGGTGTTCGCACCGCGGACGCGCCGCTGA
- a CDS encoding LLM class F420-dependent oxidoreductase, with the protein MKLAVHAADLTWPGGAGELATTLAGVARAADEGGVTTLTMMDHWFQMEQMGGPAQPMLEGYTSLGFLAGVTTRVELGLLVTGVTYRHPGLLAKTVATLDVLSGGRALFGIGAAWYDREHHGLGVPFPSMKERFERLEEAIQVCEQMWGPDEGAYDGTHYQLAETVCRPMPLREGGPRVLVGGSGERKTLRMVAQYADACNLFATDRDELAHKLEVLDRHCADLGRDPAEIQRTNIYGGDVLGDVDGFLRQAETWASLGLDMVWVGPSSDDPVGSVERLCTEVLPRLEQLG; encoded by the coding sequence ATGAAGCTCGCCGTCCACGCCGCTGACCTGACCTGGCCCGGTGGGGCCGGCGAGCTGGCCACCACCCTGGCCGGGGTCGCCCGTGCCGCCGACGAGGGCGGCGTCACGACCCTGACGATGATGGACCACTGGTTCCAGATGGAGCAGATGGGCGGCCCGGCCCAGCCGATGCTCGAGGGCTACACCTCCCTCGGCTTCCTCGCGGGCGTGACCACCCGCGTCGAGCTCGGCCTGCTCGTCACCGGCGTGACCTACCGCCACCCCGGGCTGCTGGCCAAGACCGTGGCCACCCTCGACGTGCTCTCGGGCGGTCGGGCGCTGTTCGGCATCGGTGCGGCGTGGTACGACCGCGAGCACCACGGCCTCGGCGTCCCCTTCCCCTCGATGAAGGAGCGCTTCGAGCGGCTCGAGGAGGCGATCCAGGTGTGCGAGCAGATGTGGGGCCCCGACGAGGGCGCCTACGACGGCACCCACTACCAGCTCGCCGAGACCGTGTGCCGGCCGATGCCGCTGCGCGAGGGCGGCCCGCGGGTCCTGGTGGGCGGCTCGGGCGAGCGCAAGACGCTGCGGATGGTCGCGCAGTACGCCGACGCCTGCAACCTGTTCGCCACCGACCGCGACGAGCTGGCCCACAAGCTCGAGGTGCTCGACCGCCACTGCGCCGACCTCGGCCGCGACCCGGCCGAGATCCAGCGCACCAACATCTACGGCGGTGACGTGCTCGGCGACGTCGACGGCTTCCTGCGCCAGGCCGAGACCTGGGCCTCGCTCGGGCTCGACATGGTGTGGGTCGGCCCCTCCTCCGACGACCCGGTCGGCAGCGTCGAGCGGCTGTGCACCGAGGTGCTGCCCCGGCTGGAGCAGCTGGGCTGA
- a CDS encoding phospho-sugar mutase, whose protein sequence is MSTAPDADLLDRARAWLAEDPDPRTREELQALVDAEDLDALADRFSGFLEFGTAGLRGALGAGPMRMNRVVVLRAAAGLAAYLLDQGARPGDPVVIGYDARHLSDVFARDTAEVMAGAGLAPRVLPRPLPTPVLAHAIRDQGAVAGVMVTASHNPPQDNGYKVYLGDGSQIVPPADAGIAARIEAVGPLASVPRGDAIEVLGEELLDRYLAGVVRLAEGSPRDLRLVYTPLHGVGGATVLAALQRAGFPEPHVVEAQAEPDPDFPTVAFPNPEEPGAMDLALARAEEVGADLVVANDPDADRCAVALPGPHGWQALRGDELGVLLGAHLLDRGVQGTYATSIVSSSMLGRLAAAAGQPYAETLTGFKWIGRVPDLAFGYEEALGYCVDPQQVRDKDGVSALLLVCDLAARLKAEGRTLRDRLDELATTHGLHATDQLSVRMDDLAAIPAVVDRLLSAPPTSLGGLAVERVDDLNQGAGPGLPPTNGLRLVLADDGRVVVRPSGTEPKLKCYLEVVVPVGEGGVDAARIAAVGRLDAIRSDLVAAAGL, encoded by the coding sequence ATGAGCACCGCTCCCGACGCCGACCTGCTCGACCGCGCCCGCGCCTGGCTCGCCGAGGACCCCGACCCCCGCACCCGCGAGGAGCTCCAGGCGCTGGTCGACGCCGAGGACCTCGACGCCCTGGCCGACCGGTTCTCGGGGTTCCTCGAGTTCGGCACGGCCGGGCTGCGGGGCGCCCTGGGCGCCGGTCCGATGCGGATGAACCGCGTCGTGGTGCTGCGCGCGGCGGCCGGCCTCGCGGCGTACCTCCTCGACCAGGGGGCGCGCCCCGGCGACCCCGTCGTCATCGGGTACGACGCCCGCCACCTCTCCGACGTGTTCGCCCGCGACACCGCGGAGGTGATGGCCGGGGCCGGGCTGGCGCCGCGCGTGCTGCCGCGACCGCTGCCGACCCCCGTGCTGGCCCACGCCATCCGCGACCAGGGCGCCGTCGCCGGCGTGATGGTGACCGCGAGCCACAACCCGCCCCAGGACAACGGCTACAAGGTCTACCTGGGCGACGGCAGCCAGATCGTGCCGCCGGCCGACGCCGGGATCGCCGCCCGCATCGAGGCCGTCGGCCCGCTGGCGTCGGTCCCGCGGGGGGATGCGATCGAGGTGCTGGGCGAGGAGCTGCTCGACCGCTACCTCGCGGGCGTGGTGCGCCTGGCCGAGGGCAGCCCCCGCGACCTGCGCCTCGTCTACACCCCGCTGCACGGGGTCGGCGGCGCCACCGTGCTGGCCGCCCTGCAGCGGGCCGGGTTCCCCGAGCCCCACGTGGTCGAGGCGCAGGCCGAGCCCGACCCCGACTTCCCGACCGTCGCCTTCCCCAACCCCGAGGAGCCCGGCGCGATGGACCTCGCGCTGGCCCGCGCCGAGGAGGTGGGGGCCGACCTGGTCGTGGCCAACGACCCCGACGCCGACCGCTGCGCCGTCGCGCTGCCCGGCCCCCACGGCTGGCAGGCGCTGCGCGGCGACGAGCTCGGCGTGCTGCTGGGCGCCCACCTGCTCGACCGCGGCGTGCAGGGCACCTACGCGACCTCGATCGTGTCGTCCTCGATGCTGGGCCGGCTCGCCGCCGCGGCGGGCCAGCCGTACGCCGAGACGCTCACCGGCTTCAAGTGGATCGGCCGGGTCCCCGACCTGGCGTTCGGCTACGAGGAGGCGCTGGGCTACTGCGTCGACCCGCAGCAGGTCCGCGACAAGGACGGCGTCTCGGCGCTGCTGCTCGTGTGCGACCTGGCCGCCCGCCTCAAGGCCGAGGGCCGCACCCTGCGCGACCGGCTCGACGAGCTCGCGACCACCCACGGCCTGCACGCCACCGACCAGCTCTCGGTGCGGATGGACGACCTCGCCGCCATCCCCGCCGTCGTCGACCGGCTGCTCTCGGCCCCGCCCACCTCGCTGGGCGGCCTGGCCGTCGAGCGGGTCGACGACCTCAACCAGGGCGCCGGGCCCGGGCTGCCGCCCACCAACGGGCTGCGGCTCGTGCTGGCCGACGACGGCCGGGTCGTGGTGCGCCCGTCGGGCACCGAGCCGAAGCTCAAGTGCTACCTCGAGGTGGTCGTGCCCGTCGGCGAGGGCGGCGTCGACGCCGCCCGGATCGCCGCGGTCGGGCGTCTCGACGCGATCCGCTCGGACCTGGTGGCCGCCGCGGGGCTGTGA
- the tpx gene encoding thiol peroxidase has product MATTALGPDPAQTSGDLPAPGSKAPDFTLVDTDLAEFSLSDLPGRTVISIFPSIGTGVCQASVRKFNELASGLEDTTVLNVSVDLPFALTGFCAAEGLEDVKVASAFRSGFGDDYGVRLLDTKFEGLLARAVVVVDTDGTVLHSELVPQIGQEPDYDAAVAALG; this is encoded by the coding sequence ATGGCTACCACCGCACTCGGCCCCGACCCCGCCCAGACCTCCGGCGACCTGCCCGCCCCCGGCTCGAAGGCCCCCGACTTCACCCTGGTCGACACCGACCTGGCGGAGTTCTCGCTCTCCGACCTCCCGGGCCGCACGGTCATCAGCATCTTCCCCAGCATCGGCACCGGCGTCTGCCAGGCCAGCGTCCGGAAGTTCAACGAGCTGGCCTCCGGCCTCGAGGACACCACCGTCCTCAACGTCTCGGTCGACCTGCCCTTCGCCCTGACCGGCTTCTGCGCCGCGGAGGGCCTCGAGGACGTCAAGGTCGCCTCGGCCTTCCGGTCCGGCTTCGGCGACGACTACGGCGTGCGCCTGCTCGACACCAAGTTCGAGGGCCTGCTGGCCCGCGCGGTCGTGGTCGTCGACACCGACGGCACCGTCCTGCACTCCGAGCTGGTCCCGCAGATCGGCCAGGAGCCCGACTACGACGCCGCCGTCGCGGCGCTCGGCTGA
- a CDS encoding aldo/keto reductase, with the protein MTIQTRTLGRDASLTVSTLGLGCMGMSEFYGTPDEQGGLETIHRALDLGVTFLDTADMYGPFTNERLVGRALQGRRDGVQLATKFGNKRGEDGARLGIDGSPEYVRAACDASLQRLSVDHIDLYYQHRVDQSVPIEETVGAMKELVEAGKVTHLGLSEAGPETIRRAHAVHPITALQTEWSLFTRDLEDEILPVVRELGIGVVPYSPLGRGLLTGTMLSEPAEGDSRATAYFPRFQGEALQANLELVRRIKDLAASKGATPGQLALAWVLAQGDDVVPIPGTKRVSYLEENVAAADVELTADDLEALDQAVPRDAVVGDRYGDMSSIDA; encoded by the coding sequence ATGACGATCCAGACCCGCACCCTCGGCCGCGACGCCTCCCTCACCGTGTCCACCCTCGGGCTCGGCTGCATGGGGATGTCGGAGTTCTACGGCACCCCCGACGAGCAGGGCGGCCTCGAGACCATCCACCGCGCCCTCGACCTGGGCGTGACGTTCCTCGACACGGCCGACATGTACGGCCCCTTCACCAACGAGCGCCTCGTCGGCCGCGCCCTGCAGGGCCGCCGCGACGGGGTGCAGCTGGCCACCAAGTTCGGCAACAAGCGCGGCGAGGACGGTGCGCGGCTCGGCATCGACGGCTCCCCGGAGTACGTCCGTGCCGCCTGCGACGCCTCGCTGCAGCGCCTCAGCGTGGACCACATCGACCTCTACTACCAGCACCGCGTCGACCAGTCGGTCCCCATCGAGGAGACCGTCGGGGCCATGAAGGAGCTGGTCGAGGCCGGCAAGGTGACCCACCTCGGGCTCTCCGAGGCCGGGCCGGAGACGATCCGACGCGCCCACGCGGTGCACCCCATCACGGCCCTGCAGACCGAGTGGTCGCTGTTCACCCGCGACCTCGAGGACGAGATCCTGCCCGTGGTGCGCGAGCTCGGCATCGGCGTGGTGCCCTACTCCCCGCTCGGGCGCGGCCTGCTGACCGGCACGATGCTCTCGGAGCCGGCCGAGGGCGACAGCCGCGCCACGGCGTACTTCCCCCGCTTCCAGGGCGAGGCGCTGCAGGCCAACCTCGAGCTGGTGCGCCGCATCAAGGACCTCGCCGCCAGCAAGGGCGCGACGCCGGGCCAGCTGGCCCTGGCCTGGGTGCTCGCGCAGGGCGACGACGTGGTCCCGATCCCGGGCACCAAGCGGGTCAGCTACCTGGAGGAGAACGTCGCGGCCGCCGACGTCGAGCTGACCGCCGACGACCTCGAGGCGCTCGACCAGGCGGTGCCGCGCGACGCCGTCGTGGGTGACCGGTACGGCGACATGTCCAGCATCGACGCCTGA
- a CDS encoding TetR/AcrR family transcriptional regulator, with amino-acid sequence MTTQIADPAEFLPRRRPSQERSRRRFDDILRAARALLVEVGFESFTSEQVALRAGVPIGSLYQFFGNKYAIICELDRLDTANVQTALAEFAAEIPTLAWGDLLEKLLDHLAALWRTDPSRRAVWLAMQATPPTRALAATHERELAAQVTRLLAPLTPGSKITHRQSLAEVLVYVTYSMLNFSIRDGQSHPDAVVQLKTLLTGYLIAAETEAAQQRSGA; translated from the coding sequence ATGACGACGCAGATCGCCGACCCCGCGGAGTTCCTCCCGCGCCGCCGGCCCTCCCAGGAGCGCAGCCGGCGTCGTTTCGACGACATCCTGCGCGCCGCCCGGGCGCTGCTCGTCGAGGTGGGCTTCGAGTCGTTCACCTCCGAGCAGGTGGCGCTGCGCGCGGGCGTGCCGATCGGCTCGCTCTACCAGTTCTTCGGCAACAAGTACGCCATCATCTGCGAGCTCGACCGCCTCGACACCGCCAACGTGCAGACCGCGCTCGCCGAGTTCGCCGCCGAGATCCCCACCCTCGCCTGGGGCGACCTGCTCGAGAAGCTGCTCGACCACCTCGCCGCCCTGTGGCGCACCGACCCGTCGCGGCGGGCGGTGTGGCTGGCGATGCAGGCCACGCCGCCCACCCGGGCGCTGGCCGCGACCCACGAGCGCGAGCTCGCGGCGCAGGTCACCCGGCTGCTGGCTCCGCTGACCCCCGGCTCCAAGATCACCCACCGGCAGTCGCTGGCCGAGGTGCTGGTGTATGTGACGTACTCGATGCTCAACTTCTCCATCCGCGACGGCCAGTCCCACCCCGACGCCGTGGTCCAGCTCAAGACGCTGCTCACCGGCTACCTCATCGCCGCCGAGACCGAGGCCGCGCAGCAGCGCTCCGGCGCCTGA
- a CDS encoding SpoIID/LytB domain-containing protein, giving the protein MSRIRRGLGVVGAAALLLATGLASPPAATAAGSPVGAAAPDVQAADAGWAVPSDGVVRLRGHGYGHGHGMSQYGARGAAQKGLTHQQILAFYYPGTTLGTTSGNIWVHLTADTDGTLQVLPATGLRVRQVGSGSSYVLPTSVGSATPTSWRLRTVSGRIVLEYLAGSSWRAHAPKDVTLSGAAAFYRPGGTVTLRVGSSDRTYRGSLRYVAGATVNVLRLDDYVRGVVPREMPVSWEGAAVRTQAVAARTYAAWERADHLGRSWHTCDTTSCQVYGGVGSEHPLGDAAVKATAGQVLRWKGEPAFTQFSSSSGGWTRAGSMPYLVAKADPYDANASNPMNTWSTTLKRTTVQSAYPSIGTLQSLRVTRRDGNGDWGGRATAVLLRGSKGEVTVSGSTFRSRFGLRSDWIRFGS; this is encoded by the coding sequence ATGTCACGCATCCGACGCGGTCTCGGCGTCGTCGGCGCCGCTGCACTCCTGCTCGCGACCGGGCTCGCGAGCCCACCGGCGGCCACCGCCGCGGGGTCCCCCGTCGGTGCGGCCGCCCCCGACGTTCAGGCCGCCGACGCCGGCTGGGCCGTGCCCTCCGACGGGGTGGTGAGGCTGCGCGGCCACGGCTACGGCCACGGCCACGGGATGTCGCAGTACGGCGCCCGCGGGGCGGCCCAGAAGGGCCTGACGCACCAGCAGATCCTGGCCTTCTACTACCCCGGGACGACCCTGGGGACGACCTCGGGCAACATCTGGGTCCACCTGACGGCCGACACCGACGGCACCCTCCAGGTGCTCCCGGCGACCGGGCTGCGGGTGCGCCAGGTGGGCAGCGGGTCGTCGTACGTGCTGCCGACCTCGGTGGGGAGCGCCACCCCGACCTCGTGGCGGCTGCGCACGGTCTCGGGCCGGATCGTCCTGGAGTACCTCGCCGGCAGCAGCTGGCGCGCGCACGCGCCGAAGGACGTGACGCTGTCCGGCGCCGCGGCCTTCTACCGCCCCGGCGGCACGGTCACCCTGCGGGTCGGGAGCTCCGACCGGACCTACCGCGGCTCGCTGCGCTACGTCGCCGGCGCCACCGTCAACGTGCTGCGCCTCGACGACTACGTGCGCGGCGTCGTGCCCCGCGAGATGCCCGTCTCCTGGGAGGGCGCCGCGGTGCGCACCCAGGCCGTCGCGGCACGGACCTACGCCGCGTGGGAGCGCGCCGACCACCTGGGCCGCTCGTGGCACACCTGCGACACCACCTCCTGCCAGGTCTACGGCGGGGTCGGCTCGGAGCACCCGCTGGGCGACGCCGCCGTCAAGGCGACCGCCGGCCAGGTGCTGCGCTGGAAGGGCGAGCCCGCGTTCACGCAGTTCTCCTCCAGCAGCGGCGGCTGGACGCGCGCCGGCAGCATGCCCTACCTGGTGGCCAAGGCGGACCCGTACGACGCCAACGCCAGCAACCCGATGAACACCTGGTCGACCACCCTCAAGCGCACGACCGTGCAGTCGGCGTACCCCTCGATCGGGACGCTGCAGTCGCTGCGCGTCACCCGCCGCGACGGCAACGGCGACTGGGGCGGGCGCGCCACCGCGGTGCTGCTCCGCGGCTCCAAGGGCGAGGTCACCGTCAGCGGCTCGACGTTCCGCTCGCGGTTCGGGCTGCGCTCGGACTGGATCAGGTTCGGCAGCTGA
- a CDS encoding NAD(P)H-quinone dehydrogenase has product MTTPDFGQGQRVVIIGGGPGGYEAALVAQQLGARVTVVDSDGLGGSAVVTDCVPSKTLIATAELMTEFSGAPELGVQFEDHEGDPAHQLTVDLATVNARVKRLAHDQSDDIGRRLADEGVEVRHGRGRLEGAGVVVVDLADGGSERLEADAVLLATGAAPRTLPTAEPDGERILTWEQVYDLTETPSHMVVVGSGVTGAEFASAYMALGIEVTLVSSRDRVLPGEDADAAEVLEEVLTRRGMQVLSKSRMESVTREGDQVTVRLTDGRTVTGSHCLLALGSIPKTAGIGLEEAGVELDGGGFVKVDRVSRTSARGVYAAGDCTGVLMLASVAAMQGRIAMWHFLGDAVTPLDLGQVSSNVFTAPEIATVGCSQRAVDAGEVPAETVRLELAGNPRAKMQGVRDGFVKLFARRGTGIVIGGVVVGPRASELIHPISIAVAESLTVDQLAHVFTVYPSMSGSIAEAARRMHHFTTR; this is encoded by the coding sequence GTGACGACACCAGACTTCGGGCAGGGCCAGCGGGTCGTGATCATCGGCGGCGGGCCGGGGGGCTACGAGGCGGCACTGGTCGCCCAGCAGCTCGGGGCCCGGGTCACGGTCGTGGACAGCGACGGGCTCGGCGGCTCGGCGGTGGTCACCGACTGCGTGCCCAGCAAGACCCTGATCGCCACCGCGGAGCTGATGACGGAGTTCTCGGGGGCGCCCGAGCTCGGCGTCCAGTTCGAGGACCACGAGGGCGACCCCGCCCACCAGCTCACCGTCGACCTGGCGACCGTCAACGCCCGGGTGAAGCGGCTGGCCCACGACCAGTCCGACGACATCGGTCGCCGCCTCGCGGACGAGGGCGTCGAGGTCCGCCACGGCCGCGGCCGGCTCGAGGGCGCCGGGGTGGTCGTGGTCGACCTCGCCGACGGCGGCTCGGAGCGGCTCGAGGCCGACGCCGTGCTGCTCGCCACCGGTGCGGCTCCCCGCACGTTGCCCACCGCCGAGCCCGACGGGGAGCGGATCCTCACCTGGGAGCAGGTCTACGACCTGACCGAGACGCCGTCCCACATGGTCGTGGTCGGCTCCGGCGTCACCGGGGCGGAGTTCGCCAGCGCCTACATGGCGCTGGGCATCGAGGTCACGCTGGTCTCCTCGCGCGACCGGGTGCTGCCCGGCGAGGACGCCGACGCCGCCGAGGTGCTGGAGGAGGTGCTGACCCGGCGCGGCATGCAGGTGCTGTCGAAGTCGCGGATGGAGTCGGTCACCCGGGAGGGCGACCAGGTCACCGTGCGCCTCACCGACGGCCGCACCGTGACCGGCTCGCACTGCCTGCTGGCGCTCGGCTCCATCCCCAAGACCGCCGGCATCGGGCTCGAGGAGGCGGGCGTCGAGCTCGACGGCGGCGGTTTCGTCAAGGTCGACCGGGTCTCGCGCACCTCCGCCCGCGGGGTGTACGCCGCGGGCGACTGCACCGGCGTGCTGATGCTGGCCAGCGTGGCCGCCATGCAGGGCCGGATCGCGATGTGGCACTTCCTCGGCGACGCCGTGACCCCGCTCGACCTGGGCCAGGTGTCCTCCAACGTCTTCACCGCGCCCGAGATCGCCACCGTCGGCTGCTCGCAGCGGGCCGTCGACGCGGGGGAGGTGCCGGCCGAGACCGTGCGCCTCGAGCTGGCCGGCAACCCACGCGCCAAGATGCAGGGCGTGCGCGACGGCTTCGTCAAGCTCTTCGCCCGTCGCGGCACCGGCATCGTCATCGGCGGCGTCGTGGTCGGGCCCCGGGCCAGCGAGCTGATCCACCCGATCTCGATCGCGGTGGCCGAGTCGCTGACCGTCGACCAGCTGGCCCACGTGTTCACGGTCTACCCCTCCATGAGCGGCTCCATCGCCGAGGCGGCCCGTCGCATGCACCACTTCACGACCCGATAA
- a CDS encoding gamma-glutamylcyclotransferase family protein, with the protein MTLYAAYGTNLDPARMGERCPHSPLRGTGWLEGWRLTFGGEEHGWDGALATIVQDPFEQVFVGIYDITDEDVSALDGWESADTGLFRKVKVRVSLLDSEVVAWAYVLDAFEGGLPSATYLGTLADAAEAADAPADYVEALRSRPCRSNFGG; encoded by the coding sequence GTGACGCTGTACGCCGCCTACGGGACCAACCTCGATCCCGCCCGGATGGGCGAGCGCTGCCCCCACTCCCCGCTGCGCGGCACCGGCTGGCTCGAGGGCTGGCGCCTCACCTTCGGCGGCGAGGAGCACGGCTGGGACGGCGCGCTGGCCACGATCGTCCAGGACCCGTTCGAGCAGGTCTTCGTCGGCATCTACGACATCACCGACGAGGACGTCTCGGCCCTCGACGGCTGGGAGTCGGCCGACACCGGGCTGTTCCGCAAGGTCAAGGTGCGGGTCTCGCTGCTCGACTCCGAGGTCGTGGCGTGGGCCTACGTGCTCGACGCCTTCGAGGGCGGCCTGCCGTCGGCGACCTACCTCGGCACCCTGGCCGACGCCGCCGAGGCCGCCGACGCCCCGGCCGACTACGTCGAGGCGCTGCGCTCGCGGCCCTGCCGCTCCAACTTCGGCGGCTGA